The following proteins are co-located in the Besnoitia besnoiti strain Bb-Ger1 chromosome Unknown contig00007, whole genome shotgun sequence genome:
- a CDS encoding KRUF family protein (encoded by transcript BESB_072740), with product MVRSFLRGCRARSSGHSARSGGYGCSRFLLPVRASSLLSHIAAVDMKCCHFVVTTLTAVCLRLLVSNVILFAATTHVPPSPTPTGGDNNDAAPQLADGVASGVGTVAYDAGTVHVAPLGLARPVTLPGTGTTTYGELMVNVLRDEARELRRMWGCEESYIVENAGRQILRHDSPPTQSDVNEWVARARYRYRHRFESRLGEAANLERQATALADLLRAEGVHVAQTESPPPSSSSAIAETPAAGTAEASAPLPGPAPSVVPYVVAGLASVRADAQKLRTQIEDHERSISTAIAKRMFESPTVHPTDSNVAYWSRRVRVEARVRDGRQAKYAEALEAQAARAQRWLSSGVWEIAAESSSGASAPAGPGAHSVTVGCVQARGPRSAPYKSARLGGRGVFGPTGRTTGCSAAGPQACDIRLLNRAGQLKKTWEDRETFVREYIAARMLRQGTRNPSAKDVRRWRRSGICRYCTQARDRLQRAQSLVDEAEALRARLEASGVAVPHLEEGGGTGPGASTTPDRPEHTLTFAELAIIKIKEEARRLRQEWGRGEGIYVAQHVAHNMLYNSDYSPTDAVLRSWQSTATKNFRRRVAAHLEKASRLEAQAVNLESELVSAISESRGPQASPHAETESDERSQAPTGQRHKRAREPPPAPPDDPGEGPSRRRPGPPALPLWFSPVTSVTVSRPSWLTMKPPTAPQPRLRSTTPLHLEGQAAAPPASAATSQASPVARVHVTEAAGARPSGVSVVRRRLRREADSSASRSESPHPHPKKKWLLASVEMSAPRPPSPHALGVSQHLPEQSKAGPAAAEPVSSVAAHESRVTTPRPLYSHWALRSLPLKKRPPRER from the exons ATGGTCAGGAGTTTCCTCCGGGGCTGCCGGGCGAGGTCCTCTGGTCACTCAGCTCGATCTGGCGGGTACGGCTGTAGCAGGTTCCTGTTGCCGGTCAGAGCGAGCTCGCTACTGTCGCACATAGCCGCCGTGGACATGAAATGCTGCCACTTCGTCGTGACCACCTTGACGGCTGTGTGCCTCAGATTGCTTGTATCCAATGTGATACTATTTGCTGCAACTACTCACGTACCGCCTTCTCCGACGCCTACGGGTGGAGACAACAACGATGCCG CTCCCCAGCTAGCAGACGGGGTCGCGAGCGGTGTCGGGACTGTTGCCTACGACGCCGGTACTGTACACGTTGCCCCCCTTGGACTCGCCCGCCCTGTTACTTTGCCTGGCACCGGCACAACAACGTACGGCGAGCTTATGGTGAATGTTTTGAGAGACGAGGCAAGGGAGCTACGGCGAATGTGGGGATGCGAAGAGAGTTACATAGTGGAGAACGCCGGCCGCCAGATACTACGGCACGACAGTCCACCCACACAGTCTGATGTCAACGAATGGGTCGCCAGGGCTCGCTACCGGTACCGGCACCGATTTGAGTCACGCCTGGGGGAAGCCGCCAATCTCGAGAGGCAGGCAACCGCGCTTGCAGACTTGCTTCGGGCAGAGGGGGTTCACGTGGCGCAGACGGAGTCTCCGCCACCAAGTAGTTCGAGCGCGATCGCTgagacgcctgccgcgggcACCGCAG AAGCATCAGCGCCTCTCCCGGGGCCTGCGCCTAGCGTGGTTCCATATGTGGTCGCTGGACTTGCGAGTGTGAGGGCGGACGCCCAAAAGCTCCGCACGCAAATTGAGGACCATGAGCGATCGATTTCGACAGCAATTGCAAAACGCATGTTCGAGTCGCCCACAGTACACCCGACGGATAGCAATGTGGCATACTGGTCCCGACGAGTACGAGTCGAGGCGCGTGTAAGGGACGGACGGCAGGCAAAgtacgccgaggcgctggaaGCCCAAGCAGCTCGAGCTCAGCGTTGGCTATCGTCAGGAGTCTGGGAGATTGCCGCGGAATCCTCCAGCGGCGCAAGCGCTCCTGCGGGCCCTGGCGCTCATTCGGTTACAGTCGGCTGTGTACAAG CTCGCGGCCCGCGAAGTGCCCCATATAAATCAGCCCGGCTCGGCGGGAGAGGGGTCTTTGGCCCCACTGGGCGGACAACGGGGTGCTCGGCGGCTGGGCCGCAAGCGTGTGACATA CGATTGCTGAATAGAGCAGGTCAGCTAAAGAAGACATGGGAAGACAGGGAGACGTTCGTACGGGAATACATTGCAGCTCGAATGCTCCGACAAGGCACACGGAATCCATCGGCAAAGGATGTTAGAAGGTGGAGACGATCTGGGATTTGTAGGTATTGCACCCAAGCGCGGGACCGCCTGCAGCGTGCACAAAGCTTGGTTGACGAAGCCGAAGCTCTGCGGGCCCGTCTGGAAGCGAGTGGGGTGGCGGTCCCGCATctggaagaaggcggcggaacAGGACCTGGTGCCTCCA CTACTCCCGACCGACCGGAGCACACGCTGACGTTCGCAGAGCTTGCCATTATCAAGATAAAGGAGGAGGCCCGTCGACTGCGGCAAGAATGGggtcgcggcgaaggcatCTACGTCGCTCAGCATGTGGCACACAACATGTTATACAACAGCGACTACAGTCCAACGGATGCCGTGCTGCGGAGCTGGCAGAGCACAGCGACAAAGAATTTCcgacggcgcgtcgccgcacacCTGGAAAAGGCTTCGAGGCTGGAAGCTCAAGCCGTGAACCTCGAGAGCGAGCTTGTGTCTGCCATTTCAGAGTCACGGggcccgcaggcgtcgcctcaCGCTGAGACCGAGTCCGATG AGCGCAGTCAAGCACCAACAGGCCAGAGACACAAACGTGCGCGAGAGCCGCCCCCGGCTCCTCCTGACGACCCGGGCGAGGGGCCGTCACGACGCCGTCCAGGTCCACCGGCATTGCCGCTCTGGTTTTCACCAGTTACGTCTGTGACCGTGTCGCGTCCGTCTTGGCTCACCATGAAACCGCCGACGGCACCACAGCCCCGCCTCCGGTCCACGACTCCACTTCATCTGGAAGgccaggcagcggcgcctcccgcttCAGCGGCGACCTCGCAGGCTTCGCCGGTCGCGCGAGTTCACGTGACCGAGGCGGCAGGTGCCAGGCCATCCGGCGTCTCGGTCGTAAgacgccgtcttcgccgcgaagcTGACAGCAGTGCCTCAAGGTCGGAATCGCCGCATCCGCATCCCAAGAAGAAGTGGCTGTTAGCGAGCGTTGAGATGTCCGCGCCCCGGCCACCATCACCCCACGCACTCGGAGTCAGCCAGCACCTCCCGGAACAGTCCAAAGCAggaccagcagcagcagagccaGTGTCCTCTGTTGCTGCACACGAATCGAGAGTAACTACGCCCAGGCCCTTGTATAGTCACTGGGCTCTGCGCTCGTTGCCGCTGAAGAAGCGACCGCCTCGCGAAAGGTAA
- a CDS encoding KRUF family protein (encoded by transcript BESB_072750): MDSCFRSTVITWGVKSMALSLSGSVTLFAATCHVPPSPRSTGEQDIDERMCHSFQHDPPQLADGAASGVGTVAYDAGTVHVAPLGLARPVTLPGTGTTTYGELMVNVLRDEARELRRMWGCEESYIVENAGRQILRHDSPPTQSDVNEWVARARYRYRHRFESRLGEAANLERQATALADLLRAEGVHVAQTESPPPSSSSATAETPAAGTAEASAPLPGPAPSVVPYVVAGLASVRADAQKLRTQIEDHERSISTAIAKRMFESPTVHPTDSNVAYWSRRVRVEARVRDGRQAKYAEALEAQAARAQRWLSSGVWEIAAESSSGASAPAGPGAHSVTVGCVQARGPRSAPYKSARLGGRGVFGPTGRTTGCSAAGPQACDIRLLNRAGQLKKTWEDRETFVREYIAARMLRQGTRNPSAKDVRRWRRSGICRYCTQARDRLQRAQSLVDEAEALRARLEASGVAVPHLEEGGGTGPGASTTPDRPEHTLTFAELAIIKIKEEARRLRQEWGRGEGIYVAQHVAHNMLYNSDYSPTDAVLRSWQSTATKNFRRRVAAHLEKASRLEAQAVNLESELVSAISESRGPQASPHAETESDERSQAPTGQRHKRAREPPPAPPDDPGEGPSRRRPGPPALPLWFSPVTSVTVSRPSWLTMKPPTAPQPRLRSTTPLHLEGQAAAPPASAATSQASPVARVHVTEAAGARPSGVSVVRRRLRREADSSASRSESPHPHPKKKWLLASVEMSAPRPPSPHALGVSQHLPEQSKAGPAAAEPVSSVAAHESRVTTPRPLYSHWALRSLPLKKRPPRER; encoded by the exons ATGGATTCCTGTTTCCGTTCTACGGTCATCACCTGGGGAGTGAAGAGCATGGCGCTTAGTCTTTCGGGCAG TGTGACTCTGTTTGCTGCGACTTGTCAcgtgccgccttctccgagGTCTACCGGTGAACAAGATATTGACGAACGGATGTGCCACTCTTTTCAGCATGATC CTCCCCAGCTAGCAGACGGGGCCGCGAGCGGTGTCGGGACTGTTGCCTACGACGCCGGTACTGTACACGTTGCCCCACTTGGACTCGCCCGCCCTGTTACTTTGCCTGGCACCGGTACAACAACGTACGGCGAGCTTATGGTGAATGTTTTGAGAGACGAGGCAAGGGAGCTACGGCGAATGTGGGGGTGCGAAGAGAGTTACATAGTGGAGAACGCCGGCCGCCAGATACTACGGCACGACAGTCCACCCACACAGTCTGATGTCAACGAATGGGTCGCCAGGGCTCGCTACCGGTACCGGCACCGATTTGAGTCACGCCTGGGGGAAGCCGCCAATCTCGAGAGGCAGGCAACCGCGCTTGCAGACTTGCTTCGGGCAGAGGGGGTTCACGTGGCGCAGACGGAGTCTCCGCCACCAAGTAGTTCGAGCGCGACCGCTgagacgcctgccgcgggcACCGCAG AAGCATCAGCGCCTCTCCCGGGGCCTGCGCCTAGCGTGGTTCCATATGTGGTCGCTGGACTTGCGAGTGTGAGGGCGGACGCCCAAAAGCTCCGCACGCAAATTGAGGACCATGAGCGATCGATTTCGACAGCAATTGCAAAACGCATGTTCGAGTCGCCCACAGTACACCCGACGGATAGCAATGTGGCATACTGGTCCCGACGAGTACGAGTCGAGGCGCGTGTAAGGGACGGACGGCAGGCAAAgtacgccgaggcgctggaaGCCCAAGCAGCTCGAGCTCAGCGTTGGCTATCGTCAGGAGTCTGGGAGATTGCCGCGGAATCCTCCAGCGGCGCAAGCGCTCCTGCGGGCCCTGGCGCTCATTCGGTTACAGTCGGCTGTGTACAAG CTCGCGGCCCGCGAAGTGCCCCATATAAATCAGCCCGGCTCGGCGGGAGAGGGGTCTTTGGCCCCACTGGGCGGACAACGGGGTGCTCGGCGGCTGGGCCGCAAGCGTGTGACATA CGATTGCTGAATAGAGCAGGTCAGCTAAAGAAGACATGGGAAGACAGGGAGACGTTCGTACGGGAATACATTGCAGCTCGAATGCTCCGACAAGGCACACGGAATCCATCGGCAAAGGATGTTAGAAGGTGGAGACGATCTGGGATTTGTAGGTATTGCACCCAAGCGCGGGACCGCCTGCAGCGTGCACAAAGCTTGGTTGACGAAGCCGAAGCTCTGCGGGCCCGTCTGGAAGCGAGTGGGGTGGCGGTCCCGCATctggaagaaggcggcggaacAGGACCTGGTGCCTCCA CTACTCCCGACCGACCGGAGCACACGCTGACGTTCGCAGAGCTTGCCATTATCAAGATAAAGGAGGAGGCCCGTCGACTGCGGCAAGAATGGggtcgcggcgaaggcatCTACGTCGCTCAGCATGTGGCACACAACATGTTATACAACAGCGACTACAGTCCAACGGATGCCGTGCTGCGGAGCTGGCAGAGCACAGCGACAAAGAATTTCcgacggcgcgtcgccgcacacCTGGAAAAGGCTTCGAGGCTGGAAGCTCAAGCCGTGAACCTCGAGAGCGAGCTTGTGTCTGCCATTTCAGAGTCACGGggcccgcaggcgtcgcctcaCGCTGAGACCGAGTCCGATG AGCGCAGTCAAGCACCAACAGGCCAGAGACACAAACGTGCGCGAGAGCCGCCCCCGGCTCCTCCTGACGACCCGGGCGAGGGGCCGTCACGACGCCGTCCAGGTCCACCGGCATTGCCGCTCTGGTTTTCACCAGTTACGTCTGTGACCGTGTCGCGTCCGTCTTGGCTCACCATGAAACCGCCGACGGCACCACAGCCCCGCCTCCGGTCCACGACTCCACTTCATCTGGAAGgccaggcagcggcgcctcccgcttCAGCGGCGACCTCGCAGGCTTCGCCGGTCGCGCGAGTTCACGTGACCGAGGCGGCAGGTGCCAGGCCATCCGGCGTCTCGGTCGTAAgacgccgtcttcgccgcgaagcTGACAGCAGTGCCTCAAGGTCGGAATCGCCGCATCCGCATCCCAAGAAGAAGTGGCTGTTAGCGAGCGTTGAGATGTCCGCGCCCCGGCCACCATCACCCCACGCACTCGGAGTCAGCCAGCACCTCCCGGAACAGTCCAAAGCAggaccagcagcagcagagccaGTGTCCTCTGTTGCTGCACACGAATCGAGAGTAACTACGCCCAGGCCCTTGTATAGTCACTGGGCTCTGCGCTCGTTGCCGCTGAAGAAGCGACCGCCTCGCGAAAGGTAA